GGCCGCGCAGATGCAGAAGGACCTGGACGCCTTCCTGGACGCGTACGAGTTCACCCCCACGCCGCTGCACCTGTCCAACTTCCTCAAGCAGCTCTTCGAGGAGGAGCAGCGGCGCATGCAGGCGCGCGCCTCGAACGCGCCCACGTCCGAGGAGGCGCTGGAGCTGTCCGACGTCGTGGCCGCGCTCGACACGGTGAAGGGCACCCCCGCGCCGGAGCCCGTCGCGCCCCAGGCCACGAGCGACGACCACACCGAGCCGCGCATGGTGGCCGTGCCGCTCAGCCCGGCCGCATACGAGGCGCTGGAGGCGGCGGCGCGCCGCAACGACATCTCGCCGGGCAAGCTGATTTCAGAGCTGCTCGAGTCTTGGCTGAAGTACCGCTGACATGCCTCGGTTGAAGCTGACGCTCGAATACGACGGAACGCGCTTCGTGGGCTGGCAGGTGCAGCCCAACGGCCCGTCCGTGCAGGCGGCGCTGGAGGACGGGCTGGCCCGGCTGCTGGGCGAGCAGGTGTCCGTGTTCTGCGCGGGGCGCACCGACTCGGGGGTGCACGCCGCCGGGCAGGTGGCCTGCTTCGACACCCCGAGGGTGCTGCCGATGAAGGCCTATGTCCGGGGCCTCAATGGCCTGCTGCCGGACGACCTCGCGGTGGTGTCCGCCATGGAGGTTCCGGAGGGGTTCGACCCGCGCCGCTGGTCCCGGGGCAAGCGCTACAGGTACCGGCTGAGCAACCGCGCCACGCGCTCGCCGCTGCGCCGGCTGACGCACTGGGAGGTATTCGCCCCGCTGGACGTGGACGCCATGCGGCGGGCCGCGGTGCACCTGCTGGGCCGGCATGACTTCTCCGCCTTCCGGGCGGCGGACTGCCAGGCGAAGCACGCGGTGCGCGAGGTGCGCAGCCTGACGGTGGAGGGCCAGTCCGGGGACGAGGTGTCCTTCGTGGTGGAGGGCACGGCGTTCCTCAAGCACATGGTGCGCAACCTCGTGGGGACGCTGGTGGAGGTGGGGAAGGGGCGCAGGCCGGAGGCCTGGGTGGCGGAGGTGCTGGCCTCGCGCAACCGGAAGCGGGCCGGGCCCACGGCGCCGCCCCAGGGGCTGGTGATGGAAGAGGTCTTCTACGGGGATGGCCCGCCTCCTCGCACGCCGGGGGGCTCGGCGGACGCGGACGAGGACGAGGGCTGAACTGGGGTAGGCTGCCGGCCGTGAGCTCCAAGACGAGTGTTCTCGAACCGCTGCGCGTACGCATCCGCCGCCTCCAGTTCATCGTGGGGCTGGGGTTCATCTCGCTCGTCGGCGGCTCGGTGCTGAGCGTGGCGCTGACGCTGCGGCTGAGCGTGCGGGTGCAGGCACTGCCGACCGGGCTGATGCGGGTGCTGATGGCGGTGCTGCTGGAGAACCTCTGGGTGCTCGGCGTGCTGCCGCTGCTCTGCTATGGCGCAGCGCGCGTCATGGAGCTGAAGCCCTGGTCCACGGCGGCGGGCGCGGCCGTGTCCGGCGCGACGTTCGTCCTGGCGCTCAACTACGTGCAGAGCGGGGCAGGGGGCCTGTGGCTGGGCGGCCTGGGCTCGGTGCTCAACGTGGTGGCCTTCGCCGTGGGCGTGGTGCTCAGCGCCCGCGCGGTGATGCTGGGCCGGGCCGCCGCGGCGCAGCAGTCCGGGAAGGCCCAGGAGAAGGCGCAGGAGCGCAAGTCCGAGTACGACGAGTTCCTCCGCGCGGCGGAGGCGGGCGCGGCCCGGCTGGAGCAGCGCGAGTCCGCGGCGCAGGCCCCGGCCCCCGAGGCGGCTCCCGCGCCGGAAGCCCCGGACACGAGCAAGACTCCGGCGGCCTGAGCCGAACCGCGGCCCGGAGTTTCGTCCCGTCCCTGGCGTGCTTCGTCCCGGGGCCGGGCGCCTTCATCACATTCCGCGCTGGCTGGCCGACCCCTGCGGGTACTGAACACGCGTGGTTCGTGTTTCAAGTCACTCCGCAGAGGGGGTCGTCGTATGACATCGGTCTCAGCCATCAGAAGTGTCTTTCTTTCAGGAGCCGTGCTCCTGGCGTCCACGTCCGGATGCCAGGGCGATGAAGCGTCCGTCGAAGTGGCCGGGTCCGAGAGCCCACTGGCCACCCGGACCCAGCAGCTCACCTGCACCAGCCTGGTGCCCTTCATGACCAGCGCGACGCTGCCCTCGGGCAACGTGACGCGCTCGGGGGTGCTCAGCTCGAGCTATGAGGCGTGGCTGGCGTTCGACAGCAATGACTCGGCACCCTCCATGTGGCTCTCCCAGGTGGGACAGACGCCCGCGTGGCTTGGCTACCAGTGGGCGGACGGCGCGAAGCGCGCCACCCACTACGCCATCCGCTTCGTGAACGGCTCGCTCACCTCGCGGGCGCCCCGGAATTGGACGCTCCAGGGGTGGAATGGCACCGCGTGGGTCGTCGTGGATACGCGCCCCAATGAGGTGGGCTGGGGCGGCAGCGAGCGGCGTGAGTACGCGGTCGCCTCACCGGGCAGCTTCACCCAATACCGCCTGAACGTGACGGACGACAATGACAGCCGTGCCCCGACCATCGAGACCGTCTCCATCGGTCGGCTCGAGCTCCTCAATTGCATCATGGACACCCAGGCGCCGGCCGCCCCGGTGCTGACGAGCTTCACGCCGGCCTCGCCGTCCAGCAACACCCAGCCCGTCCTGGCGGGCACCGCCGAGGCGAGCTCCACCGTGCGCATCTTCTCCGGCGCCTCCTGCTCCGGCACGGCGGTCGCCACCGTGACGGCCAACGCGAGCGGCGCCTTCACCTCGGTCCGGCCGGTGACTGCCAACGCCACGTCCACCTTCACCGCCACTGCGACGGACGCGGCGGGCAATGTGTCCCCGTGCTCGACGAGCCTCGGCTACCTGCACGACGGCCTGGCGCCCGCCGCGCCGGTGCTGACGGGCTTCTCGCCGGCGTCTCCGTCCAGCAGCACGCAGCCGGTGCTCTCTGGCACGGCCGAGGTGAGCTCCACCGTGCGCATCTTCTCCGGAGCCTCCTGCACTGGCACGGCGTTGGCCACGGTGACGGTTGCTGCCAACGGCACCTTCTCATCGACGCGCTCGGTGACCTTGAACGCCACGTCCACCTTCACCGCCACCGCGACGGACGCGGCGGGCAACGTGTCCGTCTGCTCTTCGAGTCTCAGCTACCGGCATGACAGCATTGTGCCGGCCGCCCCGGTGTTGACGGGCTTCACCCCCGCGTCGCCGTCGAACAGCACCCAGCCCGTTCTCTCTGGCACGGCCGAAGCGGGCGCCTCCGTACGCATCTTCTCCGGGGCCTCCTGCGCGGGCAGTGTGCTCGCAACGGTGCCCGTCGCGGCGGACAACACCTTCTCCTCTCTGCGTTCCGTGACGGCCAACACCACGTCCACCTTCACCGCCAGGGCGGTGGACGCGGCGGGCAACGTTTCTGCCTGCTCCACGAGCCTCGGCTACCGGCATGACAGTGTTCCGCCCTCGGCGCCCTCGCTGACGGGCTTCACGCCGGCCTCGCCGGGCCAGTCACTGACGCCACAGCTGCGCGGCACCGCGGAGCAGGGCTCCTCCGTCCGGCTCTTCTCCGGCGGCGGGTGTCTGGCGCCGGTGCTGGCCACCCTCACGGCGGACGCCACGACGGGCGCCTTCGCCACCTCGGTGGCCGTCGCCACGAACGCGGCGACGGGCTTCTCCGCTCGCGCGGTGGACGCGGTGGGGAACGTCTCCAACTGCTCCGCCACCGCCACCTACGTCCACGACACCGTGGCCCCGGCGCCTCCCGTGTTCGCCCAGGACTTCATCCCTATCGACACCTCGCCCTTCGTCGGAGTGGTGCGCACCCAGACGGAGCCCCAGGGCCGGGTGAGCCTGTTCACCGACGCGGCCTGCACCGCCGTGGCGCCCCCGGGCATGGTGGCGCAGGCGGATGCGAGCGGCACCGCGCACGTGGCGCTGACGCAGGCCCAGATCGACGTCACGGTGTTCGCCGTGGCTCACGACGCGGCGGGCAATCGCTCTGTCTGCGTGTCCTTCGAGGTAGGCTGCGCCGTGGGCTTCGCGGACTGCGATGGCAACCCGGTCAACGGCTGCGAGTCGGACCTGCTGCTGGACGAGGCGAACTGCGGCGCCTGTGGAACGACGTGCGGCGGAGCACTCTCCGCCAACGGCGTGTGTGGCGCCGGCACCTGTGGCCTGGGCTGCGTGGTGGGGACCTTCGACTGTGACGGTCTCGCGGCAAACGGCTGCGAGTCCGCCTCCGCGTGCAACGCGGCGGTCTGCCAGGTGGACGCTCCCGAGGAACTGCTCATCAACGCCCTGTCCGTGGTGGAGGACCCGGTGCGCACCACCGGCGCTGGCGCGTGGACCTTCGGCACCCTGATGAGGGCGATGAACGGAGGCGCGGACCCGTCCGGGCTGGTGCGCAACTGGCTCCGGACGTGGGAGCAGGACCAGTTCATCGAGGCCACCTTCGTGCCGGCCCGGCCGGGCATGCGGGGCCTGGTGCTCGGGCCCTGGGAGGCGCGCAGCGGCGGTGCCAACGCTCCCCTGGACTTCAACTCCGCGCCGTTCCGGCTGCTGGCCATCGTCAACCGCATGGACCTGCGGAACGAGGGCACTCACGCGGGTGAGGGACGGTTCGTGTTCGGCGTCCTGGACCCCGCGGGTAACCCGACGCCGTTCACCGTCATCCTGGAGTACACCCTGCCCGGTGGCAGCCCGGACGAAATCCAGCGCTGGTCGCGTGACTGGCACGAACTGGGGCGGCTCGGGGTGTCACACCCGGACTACAACGCGAAGCTCCAGGCGGTGACGGATCGCTTCACGAAGGCGTTCGTGGCGCGAGGGCGCTTCCTCGGCAGCGCCATCAGCCAGGTGCGCACCAACGAGAACGCGCTGGAGCCGGAGTGGGAGCTGCGCGAGTTCCACTTCGGCCCTGCAGGACTCGCCCCCGCGCACGTGGCGCTCACGCCCGCCTTCTTCCTCAACGGCTCCCCGCTGCTGACGGACTACATCCTGCAGAACCGGCCTGCCATCCTCACCGGGACGCATGACGTGCCTCAGTTCTTCCAGGGGCAGCCCTTCCTCTGGGGCTCGGCGCTCACCCCGTTCTTCTTCTTCTGGGACGCTCCCGGCGTGGACTCGGAGGCGCGGCATCAGTTCTCGCTCAACACGTGCAACGGCTGCCACGCAGGGGAGACGCAGACCGTCTTCCTCCACGTCGGGCCGCGCAGCCCTGGCCAGACTGCCTTCCTGTCTCCGTTCATGGTCAGCACAGCGCCCATTCCGGACCCGCTCACCGGGGCGCCTCGCGTGTTCAATGACCTGGGCCGGCGCACGGTGGACCTGAAGGCCCTGGTGTGCGGCGTGCCTCCGTCGCTGGCGCGGGACGCGGTGGGCGAGTCGCTGCTCGCGCCAGCACGGCCAGCGGCCTCCGCCGTCCCGGGCTTCCCGGCTCGCTCCAACCTGCCGGCAGGCCGCGTCCACTGACGCGGGGCTGAGCGCGCGGCACGCCCGGTGGACACGGGCGTGCCGCGCTGCCTTGTCAGGGTGGGGGGAAGTCTCGGGATTATTCCTAAATTACAGGAAAATCTCGTTTATTCTCTTGCGCTGTGAGAACCCGGTTGGGTATTCCCGGCCGCATGAATGAGTCAATCCGCTCTGTGGCTGCTTCCCGTGGGTTCCTGCTGGGGCTCGCGCTCACCGTGTCGTCCGTGGCGCATGCGTCCTCGGTTACCTTCTCCCGGCCGGAGAGGGAGCCCGTGGCGCTGAACACGGCGCTGGCGTCGCTCACCTTCACGCCCGTGAACGACGCCATGGTCAAGGAGGCCGCGCCCGCTTCCAACTTCGGCACGCAGAACCTGCTCCAAGCCTCCAACCAGCCCGGCTATCGCAAGTGGGTCTACCTGCAGTTCGACGTCACCGGCCTTCCGGCGGGGGCCACGAACATCTCCGCGCAGCTCCGGATGGGCTCGACGACCACCGGGACGGGACGGGCGATTACGGCCCACGCGGTGGCGAACACGGGCTGGAGCGAGACGGCCATCAACTGGAACACGCGCCTGCCCATGGGCACCGCGCTCTCCACCGTGTCCAGCCATACCGCCGGCCAGGTCTCCGTCTGGGACGTCAGCGCCCACATCAACGGCAATGGCAGCTTCACCCTCGGCCTGGACAGCGCCTACTCGGGCGATACGAACTTCACGTCGAGCGAGGGCGTCACCGTGCCGACGCTCGTCGTGAGCTACGACACGGCCGTGACGTATCAGGTCTACCGGGGCAACACCCACTCGCACACCAGCTACACGTCGTCGCACGGCGACCAGGTCTCCAGCGGGGACCCGACCCGCAACGGCTTGCCGGAGGCGCACCACAGCCAGGCGAAGGCGGCGGGCTACGACTTCTACGCCACCACGGACCACTCGCAGGAGGTCGCCTTCAACCCGACCAGCGCGACCAATGCCGCGTGGGTGGCGACGAAGCAGCAGGCGACGGATGCGACGACGCCTGCGTACGTGGGCCTCTGGGGCTATGAGCACTCGGAGAACAATGGTCCG
Above is a genomic segment from Pyxidicoccus trucidator containing:
- the truA gene encoding tRNA pseudouridine(38-40) synthase TruA gives rise to the protein MPRLKLTLEYDGTRFVGWQVQPNGPSVQAALEDGLARLLGEQVSVFCAGRTDSGVHAAGQVACFDTPRVLPMKAYVRGLNGLLPDDLAVVSAMEVPEGFDPRRWSRGKRYRYRLSNRATRSPLRRLTHWEVFAPLDVDAMRRAAVHLLGRHDFSAFRAADCQAKHAVREVRSLTVEGQSGDEVSFVVEGTAFLKHMVRNLVGTLVEVGKGRRPEAWVAEVLASRNRKRAGPTAPPQGLVMEEVFYGDGPPPRTPGGSADADEDEG
- a CDS encoding Ig-like domain-containing protein; its protein translation is MLLASTSGCQGDEASVEVAGSESPLATRTQQLTCTSLVPFMTSATLPSGNVTRSGVLSSSYEAWLAFDSNDSAPSMWLSQVGQTPAWLGYQWADGAKRATHYAIRFVNGSLTSRAPRNWTLQGWNGTAWVVVDTRPNEVGWGGSERREYAVASPGSFTQYRLNVTDDNDSRAPTIETVSIGRLELLNCIMDTQAPAAPVLTSFTPASPSSNTQPVLAGTAEASSTVRIFSGASCSGTAVATVTANASGAFTSVRPVTANATSTFTATATDAAGNVSPCSTSLGYLHDGLAPAAPVLTGFSPASPSSSTQPVLSGTAEVSSTVRIFSGASCTGTALATVTVAANGTFSSTRSVTLNATSTFTATATDAAGNVSVCSSSLSYRHDSIVPAAPVLTGFTPASPSNSTQPVLSGTAEAGASVRIFSGASCAGSVLATVPVAADNTFSSLRSVTANTTSTFTARAVDAAGNVSACSTSLGYRHDSVPPSAPSLTGFTPASPGQSLTPQLRGTAEQGSSVRLFSGGGCLAPVLATLTADATTGAFATSVAVATNAATGFSARAVDAVGNVSNCSATATYVHDTVAPAPPVFAQDFIPIDTSPFVGVVRTQTEPQGRVSLFTDAACTAVAPPGMVAQADASGTAHVALTQAQIDVTVFAVAHDAAGNRSVCVSFEVGCAVGFADCDGNPVNGCESDLLLDEANCGACGTTCGGALSANGVCGAGTCGLGCVVGTFDCDGLAANGCESASACNAAVCQVDAPEELLINALSVVEDPVRTTGAGAWTFGTLMRAMNGGADPSGLVRNWLRTWEQDQFIEATFVPARPGMRGLVLGPWEARSGGANAPLDFNSAPFRLLAIVNRMDLRNEGTHAGEGRFVFGVLDPAGNPTPFTVILEYTLPGGSPDEIQRWSRDWHELGRLGVSHPDYNAKLQAVTDRFTKAFVARGRFLGSAISQVRTNENALEPEWELREFHFGPAGLAPAHVALTPAFFLNGSPLLTDYILQNRPAILTGTHDVPQFFQGQPFLWGSALTPFFFFWDAPGVDSEARHQFSLNTCNGCHAGETQTVFLHVGPRSPGQTAFLSPFMVSTAPIPDPLTGAPRVFNDLGRRTVDLKALVCGVPPSLARDAVGESLLAPARPAASAVPGFPARSNLPAGRVH
- a CDS encoding DUF7594 domain-containing protein, producing MAASRGFLLGLALTVSSVAHASSVTFSRPEREPVALNTALASLTFTPVNDAMVKEAAPASNFGTQNLLQASNQPGYRKWVYLQFDVTGLPAGATNISAQLRMGSTTTGTGRAITAHAVANTGWSETAINWNTRLPMGTALSTVSSHTAGQVSVWDVSAHINGNGSFTLGLDSAYSGDTNFTSSEGVTVPTLVVSYDTAVTYQVYRGNTHSHTSYTSSHGDQVSSGDPTRNGLPEAHHSQAKAAGYDFYATTDHSQEVAFNPTSATNAAWVATKQQATDATTPAYVGLWGYEHSENNGPDGNGHINVINSPAYLDALESGVGLQQLYTWLKTQSGAVATFNHPDSGSYNSFAYRDEAITDVITMLEVINSNDNIHYDGWLAALQKGWKVSPVCGNDNHGFWGITRHTARTFVVATARTKEAILDAMRNRRTYAALDDNIQIQYTVNGAIMGSTLASPSTFDFAITASDSDAGQRITKLELLKDNGAFVQDYSPASPQASVSWNPTVNDSTSKYFFLLVYREGRTDPVAWVSPTWTGR